GAAATAACTAAGTGCTATTTAACCAAGCTTGCCACCCAAATCCAAAAAAAACGTATTGTAAACAGTAAACGTATTATATTAACCCGCTGCCTCAAAACAGTTAAGTTAGATTAAACATTAGCTTAGaaaattttgcaaaaaaattagcactctaaaaaatatataaaagaaaaccattgtattatacccacacacattttagcCCCTACAGTATAATACTGTACAGAAATCAGTGGCTACTGCTTTTTCACGTAATCCAGTAGTGCAATTTGCTGGACATTTTAGCCTTACCCACACTTCTTAAAGACAGAGAATGTAATTCAGGCAGCAATTCAAGTGAAATTGTAGAGTTAGAAGGCATCGGAGTCACTAGGACATCACATATGGTGGATTATTCATAACGTCATGGGCTCAGAAGGAAAGCTTGTCTTCCACTCCATGTGTTCCATGGAGTGGAATTGTGATTAGGACGGTTCCCTAACATCAGCTACAGTCATTAAACTATACCTGGCTACAGAGTTTCCTGTATGTGTGGTAGTTTACGGAACATCAGCACATAGCCTTAGCAGCAAATGAAATACTGCAAGTTCCCTGTTGTTGCACTTTGTACAGACATTTCTTAGAGTTTTATAAGGCCAGAAATGATTTTATCATAAATGTCTTTGGTTAAAGGAACATATGATTGCTTTGAGTCATCTAAGAAAAACAGTGGATCTTTTATAGTGGTCGGGTTGAAGCCTTCCTCCACAAGACGGAATTTCTGTTGTTTGAATGTCCCAGTCATCTCCATATTCTCctagaaaaaattaaatatgtatttaagtaTGATTAATTAGCAGTGGCTTTATAAATATTGCAGATATCATATGGTTGATTGGATCCACGTTGTTAGTTTATATAAAAGTGAGGCCAATTATTAAGCAGATCTaactcccagatatgccttttaagcccctatatgccactctgcctccctgatattgcttttaaccccctatatgcctctggaaagcccttatacccccctatatgccactcttaccccccccccccgacttaccagtgcttccctagacttgttccccgtgcttcagattctttGGTGTctagctgctgctgccggcacttctgctggggcttctatgaataaGCACTTggaggtcatgtgatgctggtgcttcgtcatagaagccccagaggaagtgccattagcagcggaggttgtctgcgcgattcacacagacctccatcggctgccggagaggaggatcttttgaggtctgattagaagacaactaCAGCACCAatgcagctccggtgcagcggcatcccccttctctctacaatgctggttctgtctggaGCTGGAGGGGTTAATCACTGGTGTATCGGCAGAAGGAAGAGCAGCTTGTGTGGAAGTACCCAGTTGGGGTACAGGGCGTCCCGTCATAGATtatataaacaaattatatagttttatacaATGCCTAAAAACAATTTGTGTGTATTTAAAGATTCAGTACCTGTAGCCTTAAAAATCGAGGACAAGCATAGCCTGGTAGGTAAGTGGTGACCTGCTTGTAGGTGCTCATAAGATCCAAAGTTTGCTTGGGTTTCAAAATAATAGAGACCATTCCTGCTTTTCCTTCatgctctaaaaataaaattgaccatattatatataaagtatttcatAAACAAACCAGGACTGCTGGTAAATATGACTCTAATCCACATCATGGCTGAGGGTtaccctttaattttttttcttatgtaaaTGCATAGATGGATACATCAGAATTCTGTATATGCATTTGTTCTACCTCCCCCAGTATTTGCCTTGGAACAAATTCATATACCTGAGTGGATCTCTCGATTAACAACGCGCATTTTGTAATAGAAATGAGACCCACTAAGTACATCGGCTAAATATTTAGATTAGTAGTATCATTAATATTATCAGTTTAGCCAAATATCTCAGCATCATTCCCTTTAGATACCCCTCTATCAAACCTGAGAAGCAAATGCTTACCTGGGAGTGTCACCCCATACACATTTGCTTCTTGTATAAAGTCCAGCATTCCAATGATGTCCGAAACTTCTGTCGTAGCTACATTCTCTCCTTTCCATCTATGTACACATTTTATAGAGAAACATTGGCATTTAGctatttaaattcattttatccCAAGCCATAGATGATTCAGTCAATATGTTTACACCATCTGATTAACTTGGATTTTTTTAAGACagtatattattcattttttctttttcgggGAAGATAAAATACCACCTCTAATAAGGtgctatttttatataattaatttgtaaatatttcgCTTTGGTAGTATGAATAAGGGTATAGAAGGCAACAGATTAGTTTGACCAGATGTTCCTGCAAAATATTTGTCTGCCGGATCTGAAACATAATGAGCCTACAGTAAAATTTACACGCCACAAGGCATATTTAGCAAGGCCAGTGTTTATGGTCAAGGTTAACGTTTAGCGCTAGCCTTTTCTTGTCATAAAATATCAccctataataatatattattgatacttaaagtaaaaaaaagctaaatattacatatgtatCTCCTTAAAGAAAAGTCCCcagattttgtttaaaacacCTGATATATTTAGAAACCTTTTCCCGGAGCTATGACAACAAAAGATCTCATCTATGCATCAGCATGTCCTCTTCTGACAGCAAACTAGAATTATTCtgtcaaaaaaagtattttcttaaGACTATTAAACTGTTGGTTTCCTATACATGATGTagctataaaatgtaaattctgaTCTTTATTACAAAACACATGTATGCAGTATATAATTGGCATTCTTTTCCAGTACTACTTCTTTTTCACTGTTTTGTATCTAAACTCTAAAAATATTCGCATTAAATCTTATAGATTCATGACTGTACCTGAAAGTATCTCCAATTCTGTCGCGAAAGTAAAGGAAATTATTGCTGTCTTGGACCATCAAATCCCCGGTATTGAAATAAACGTCTCCTTTTTTAAACACATCATGCAGTAACTTCTTTTCGGTGTGTTTTTTATTGCCAGTGTAGCCGAAGAAAGGATTATTAGAGTTAACTTTTGATATTAGGAGTCCAGTTTCACCTAGGGTATAGAAAAGATAATACAGTGATCAGTCCAGTCGAGAAGGTAAGAGTGACAGGTGTctttttctttgtcttcttaGATAACTGTCTCCAAAATCTTATGCACAGTGACATTTTCTTGCTGTCATATATTTGTACATAAAACGTATGCAATCTACTATGAACCTAAGAAGACATATGATgcgggttttattcactaaagggataatttgcaggagagttgtagttttTAACTCCCTTACTTCACTATTCACTAAGTTTCTCCAACAAGAAGGGTTGagttggtcctgtataatgtataattcaatggatGAAAAGGCTTTAAGGAAAACTCACTGATTGAattgtacattatacagggccagccaagcgcTTCTTGCTGCAGGAGCTCCCTGGGGTTGGCTATagataatgtatagtaaagaaCCTGAAACACAGCtcccctgcaaactctcctttgCCTTGAGTGAATACTCTCTGTGGTCGATTTTATCCCAAAAGAATCCTGCCCACCAAGGGCTGCAAGGCCTCCAGCTCTTAATGAATCAGGCAGTAGCAGGTTTATCAGATAAACAACAGACACAACAACTGCCAGTTAGCGTAAAGgtacatacaataaaaaaggtTCACATATATAGGACATAAATCTAAAAGCAGGAAGCGCAAGTCTTAAAGTCTTAAGCGCAAGtcttaaaaatgacaaaaaatgtttaccttTCTGAACTTTTTCACACCAGCCATGTTGGTTTTTTATTGGTTCATCTTTTTGAATGTCATATTTTATGAGTTCAAAGGGGAACACAAGcttggagcaaaaaaaaaaaaaaaaaaaaagataatttaaaacgtaaacatataataattaagataacattttaaagtaaagtatgattacaaatgtattaatttattcatattggaattttattaaattataacccaaaaaatgtaagaattattttttttaaatcctataCAAAAAGTGTAATAAGTAGTGTAAATGCACAGCTTTGCTAATTTGTAACAAACCTATagtatagaataataatataaaaatgcacacatttttGCTTCATCTCTGGTACAACTAGTTGACCCCAAAAAACTTTTTGGCTGGGTTCAGCATGTAGGGcgtaactatgcattatgctagCCAATACAGACAAAAAGTTGCTTAAAAGATTTGTTCTCTAAAATGTTCCAGCATATACTGTGTTATTATCTGATTTtaccttgtaaaaaaaattggttcGTCCCACAGATCCAATCTTCCCAGTGTGGTTCATGAAACAAATATTGCCTTCTGTAGCACCGTACAATTCACACATCTTGATGTCCCCAAATCTTTCAAGGAATTCCCTCCACACATCACTGCGGACGCCATTTCCCACTGCCATACGGACCTTATGGGCCTTTTCCCCTTCTCGCTGTTGCATAAACATAGAATGCATCACTTTAGTTCTCTGTGATGCTGTAATTTAGATTTCTAAAGGAAGGCTTCATTTAGACAATGAAAACAATGACAATTAATAGtaattaatatttgttattaataGAAATTGACTCCATATTAACCTGCGCCCTATAAACTTCCTCTTTATGGTGCCCACAAATCCCTTTTCTTGTGCAGTATTTTGCTTTTACTTTCCTTCATTGGTTTTTCCTTCATAGAGTTGATAGAATTTCCAAATGTCTGAGGAAATGTATATCCAATTAAATACTGGTTTATGGGAATTTGTGCATCTGTATGAAGAGGTATTactaattaatattatattttaaagtataaAGAATCAACAAtcatatcagtatatatattttcctttaatcAATTGCCTATGCCTGACTGTCCAGAAAGAATCACAGTGATACTACAATAAACACGGCCTGCTTAGTGGGAGTAAATTTAGCTAAATTCCTCTGACTGCTAGATTGTTAAGGCTTTTATATTACTTCTCTAGAAAACAATGAGTCTTTCAGTCCGTAACATTGGCACTAGCAACACAAACGCCTACATGTTATAGCTGTAACTGAATCAGATTATTGGAACTGAAACTTCTCTTAACAAGAATTAAAAGTCTTAGTGGAGATCCCTGGCCAGCGACACTAATATCCTTCATATGTACTCAAAAATCAGATAAGGATTAATATTACACATCCAGACAAAACAACCAATGAACAGTGGAGGCTAGGCAAAACAACCAATAAACAGAGGGTAGTCTATACACCCCAGGCTGAAGAGAATGCGACCAATGGGAGAAGCACCTACTCTATCCATGTTACTCTATGAGGAATCACGGCCAATGGGATGAGTGCCTGCTCCTGCTACGGGATCCTCACAGGTAGCCCGGTTTAGCCATTGTTGTATGTGGTTGCCTCATGCCAATACATGGGAAACCCCTTCCCAAACTGAGCACACGCACTCCCACCCCAAGCATGCCCTTCCCTTTCATTACACTTAATACAAACATTCCTATAAGTGTAAACCTTTTTACCCTATGGTCTACATTTAGCAACTAACATTTGCaccatgttatatatttttaaggggGGAATAATCAGtccaatttattaaaaaaaacattcctcatataaaaatgtatccaaaagtTTTCTTATATATGAAAGCACCACAGTCTGGAACTACATGTATCCCTACTAACTGGATATCAGTTCTCTCATAGACTGCAATGGAAAGTAAGTTAATTATAGTGGAAATTATCACACCACATTAGATGGAGAGGATGAAGCTACACTTTCATTGCTCCTCTAACACACATGATATGTATAAAAAGCATTCTAGTGTCATAGCAGCAAGgctgattttttaattttaggatACCAAAGTTTTAATTACcggtatataattttatttctaaaaatgtatcttttaagcagaaaaatgattttgtctTAACACATTTTAACGTATAACATGTAtgccatatgtatatatttcaaacaaaaaatataatgtagtaTGTTTGCTATTAGATTTCCACACTCACCTTTGGTTGCTTACATAGGTAACGACACAATTCTCCAATGTATTGAATGACTGTGACATCATACTTTTTGCAGTCGACCCAAAACTGACTTGCTGAAAATTTCTTACGCAAAACACAAGTTGCACCTATTAAAAAATAGCTTCATTATATAGTTTCACTATTATTGAGCTATAACCCAAAATTACCGGTATGTTTTATGCCTTCTTCTACTTGTGTGGCAATGAAGCACCAGTGTTTTTGCAGATATGGGCCTCAATGGACCTTTTACATAGCTCCTGGCAGGCTTCACATAGAGGAATGTATTCATTAAGCCAGTGGTCCGTGATAGGAGAGCTGTACATTTCAACTCCCtgagttaaatatgcattacacCAGTAAGCATCAACTGCATGTAATGCTGGGTTTGTCCTGCAAGATTTACAGTTAAATCTGTGAAATGAGTGGTGAGAAATCTTCTTATACCAATTATGCCTAAGGCAGGGTAAGCTCAGCCAAATAATGCTTATGACTATGCTTTTTGAAGTCAGAGAGCTGAAATGTGCAACTCACCGGCAAACACTTGGGTTAGTAAGTACACCCTAAAGGTCAATCACATCCCAAGAATACGCGTTGTCATACACGAGAGAGCCCTCTTTATGTGAGGCATCACATTCTATAATGTGTGCACATTGTGGGATGGTTTGGAGAGATTTTATGATTTCCAGCCATTTTTTTCGATAGTCTCAGTGACCTCACAATTTGTAATTGTTTTCATCTCCTAAAGAACCATTCAAGCAAGCAGTGCTGCTGGAAGCCAGCCCAGGGACACTGGACACAGTTCATAGTAGGAATTATAAGGAATGATCTAATTGGTTAGTGAGAAATGTAAGGCATACAATACCTAGATATATACATCCACCTATTCCAATAAGGGAGGCAGCACTATGGTAGAGAGGGAGAGTGACATACACAATGTCTTCTGGAGTACCTCCAAATGCCCATATTCCAGCAGCACCTTTCAGTGACTGGAGCTGGCCTATCACTGCTGCTTTTGGAAGACctgaaatgaaaagaaaagattTCCCATACCAGGGagtaacatttaataaaaaataaaatggtaaaaatgatttataattaCAATGACACTACAATCAATGTAATTCGTAGAAAATCTAGTTGTAacctgaaacatttttttaactacatacTTTTATGTCATAAGGGAAGACGCCCTAAAAAACTACTTTtaagctaggtttccacttgtttttttttgctaaaaacgc
The DNA window shown above is from Spea bombifrons isolate aSpeBom1 chromosome 1, aSpeBom1.2.pri, whole genome shotgun sequence and carries:
- the SLC27A6 gene encoding long-chain fatty acid transport protein 6 — protein: MFLSWITGTVAGLAALHFLQKSLFPYFWVDLKFLLKVIRYGFLIEMYKRTGNVVTVVDRFIQQAQRIPNKVFLIFHGETYTYRDVDKRSNRVAQVFLKHSTLKKGDTVAVLMSNEPDFLNVWFGLVKIGCLVAFLNYNLRSRSLLHCFHSCGAKILIVGADLLDTLEEILPSLQDDKIAVWVMAKETSLQGVNTIVDKLECVSDEPVPRHLRIVKSIRAPTLYIFTSGTTGLPKAAVIGQLQSLKGAAGIWAFGGTPEDIVYVTLPLYHSAASLIGIGGCIYLGATCVLRKKFSASQFWVDCKKYDVTVIQYIGELCRYLCKQPKREGEKAHKVRMAVGNGVRSDVWREFLERFGDIKMCELYGATEGNICFMNHTGKIGSVGRTNFFYKLVFPFELIKYDIQKDEPIKNQHGWCEKVQKGETGLLISKVNSNNPFFGYTGNKKHTEKKLLHDVFKKGDVYFNTGDLMVQDSNNFLYFRDRIGDTFRWKGENVATTEVSDIIGMLDFIQEANVYGVTLPEHEGKAGMVSIILKPKQTLDLMSTYKQVTTYLPGYACPRFLRLQENMEMTGTFKQQKFRLVEEGFNPTTIKDPLFFLDDSKQSYVPLTKDIYDKIISGLIKL